A window of the Streptomyces finlayi genome harbors these coding sequences:
- a CDS encoding anti-sigma factor family protein — translation MSGTGPTPAEQHLGDRLAALVDGELKHDARDRVLAHLATCCKCKAEADAQRRLKSVFAQSAPPSPSEGFLARLQGLPGGPGGEAGPGGPFGGGGRFGEGLFPLVQPSGSRQDLSSGPGPLDGFGCLPTVHGSAAVLPGGVPGSPFRIHEVSRAAERSAWRGRRFAFAAASAVSLAAIALGGTLPLDSTTETPFRAEGAGRAVTPLDAEARAEGGNATAGRSGGGGGALAVNGDRAASSYPSAAPLPPGEPPVVPQATPPVFTTAPSLIDASHFSGQAFALPVLNVSLPPLIRPTEISPLLTPSARATASPQASGPTAKASAFVLPNDHALPLFPRR, via the coding sequence GTGAGTGGCACAGGACCGACCCCCGCGGAGCAGCATCTGGGGGACCGGCTCGCCGCGCTTGTCGACGGTGAGCTGAAACACGACGCCCGTGATCGGGTCCTGGCCCACTTGGCCACGTGCTGCAAGTGCAAGGCCGAGGCCGATGCCCAGCGACGTCTCAAGAGTGTCTTCGCACAGTCGGCCCCTCCTTCACCCTCCGAAGGCTTCCTTGCCCGTCTGCAGGGCCTTCCCGGCGGCCCTGGCGGCGAGGCGGGCCCCGGTGGACCGTTCGGCGGCGGCGGACGCTTCGGTGAGGGACTCTTCCCGCTGGTACAGCCCTCCGGCAGCCGACAGGACCTGTCGTCCGGTCCCGGACCGCTCGACGGCTTCGGTTGCCTCCCCACCGTGCACGGCTCGGCGGCCGTCCTTCCCGGTGGTGTCCCCGGTTCCCCCTTCCGGATACATGAGGTGAGCCGGGCGGCCGAACGTTCGGCGTGGCGGGGACGCAGGTTCGCGTTCGCCGCGGCCAGCGCCGTCTCGCTCGCCGCCATCGCACTGGGCGGCACGCTTCCGCTCGACTCCACGACCGAGACCCCCTTCCGCGCGGAGGGCGCCGGCCGCGCTGTCACCCCGCTCGACGCCGAAGCGCGGGCCGAGGGCGGCAACGCGACGGCCGGCCGCAGCGGAGGCGGAGGCGGTGCGCTCGCCGTCAACGGTGACCGCGCGGCCTCCTCGTACCCGTCGGCCGCCCCGCTGCCTCCCGGCGAGCCCCCGGTCGTACCGCAGGCCACGCCGCCGGTGTTCACGACGGCTCCTTCCCTGATCGACGCGTCGCACTTCTCAGGGCAGGCGTTCGCACTCCCCGTGCTGAACGTGTCCCTGCCCCCGCTGATACGACCGACGGAGATCAGTCCGCTGCTCACTCCGTCGGCACGTGCCACGGCCTCTCCGCAGGCGTCCGGGCCCACCGCGAAGGCCTCCGCCTTCGTTCTTCCCAACGATCACGCACTGCCCCTTTTCCCCCGGCGCTGA
- the dapC gene encoding succinyldiaminopimelate transaminase: MSAAVSSRLPVFPWDKLTPFKSTAAAHPDGVVDLSVGTPVDPVPELVQRALAAASDSPGYPTVWGTEALRDALTGWVERRLGAVSVAHENVLPVVGSKELVAWLPTQLGLGAGDKVAYPRLAYPTYEVGARLCGAEPVAYDDPTELDPAGLRLLWLNSPSNPTGRVLPKDELIRIVAWAREHGVLVFSDECYLELGWEAEPVSVLHPDVCGGTYEGIVAVHSLSKRSNLAGYRAAFVAGDAAVLGELLLIRKHGGMMTPAPVQAATVAALGDDSHVAEQRVRYAERRAALRSALEAHGFRIEHSEASLYLWATRDEPCWETVAYLAGLGILVAPGDFYGPAGDHFVRVAFTATDERVAAAVKRLS, encoded by the coding sequence GTGTCTGCCGCAGTCTCCTCCCGTCTCCCGGTCTTCCCGTGGGACAAGCTCACGCCCTTCAAGTCGACCGCTGCCGCCCACCCGGACGGCGTCGTGGACCTGTCCGTGGGCACGCCGGTCGACCCGGTGCCCGAGCTGGTCCAGCGGGCGCTCGCCGCCGCGTCCGACAGCCCCGGCTATCCGACGGTATGGGGGACCGAGGCGCTGCGGGACGCTCTCACGGGCTGGGTGGAACGGCGTCTGGGGGCTGTCTCCGTGGCGCACGAGAACGTCCTGCCGGTGGTGGGCTCCAAGGAACTGGTCGCCTGGCTGCCGACCCAGCTCGGCCTCGGCGCGGGCGACAAGGTGGCCTACCCGCGGCTCGCCTACCCGACGTACGAGGTGGGCGCCCGGCTGTGCGGCGCCGAACCCGTCGCGTACGACGACCCGACGGAGCTGGACCCGGCCGGACTCAGGCTGCTCTGGCTCAACTCGCCGTCCAACCCCACCGGTCGTGTGCTGCCCAAGGACGAGCTGATCCGGATCGTCGCGTGGGCCCGTGAGCACGGTGTGCTGGTCTTCAGCGACGAGTGCTATCTCGAACTCGGCTGGGAGGCCGAACCGGTCTCCGTGCTGCACCCGGACGTCTGCGGCGGTACGTACGAGGGCATCGTCGCCGTCCACTCGCTGTCGAAGCGCTCCAACCTCGCCGGATACCGCGCGGCGTTCGTCGCCGGAGACGCGGCCGTCCTCGGCGAGCTGCTGCTGATCCGCAAGCACGGCGGGATGATGACGCCGGCCCCCGTCCAGGCGGCCACGGTCGCCGCGCTCGGGGACGACAGCCATGTCGCCGAGCAGCGCGTCAGGTACGCGGAGCGGCGCGCGGCCCTGCGGTCGGCGCTGGAGGCGCACGGCTTCCGGATCGAGCACAGCGAGGCGAGCCTGTACCTGTGGGCGACGCGCGACGAGCCGTGCTGGGAGACCGTGGCGTACCTCGCGGGACTCGGCATCCTGGTGGCGCCGGGCGACTTCTACGGGCCGGCCGGTGACCACTTCGTCCGGGTGGCGTTCACGGCGACCGACGAGCGGGTGGCGGCGGCCGTCAAGCGGCTGTCCTGA
- the fdxA gene encoding ferredoxin, whose protein sequence is MTYVIAQPCVDVKDKACIEECPVDCIYEGSRSLYIHPDECVDCGACEPVCPVEAIFYEDDTPEEWKDYYKANVEFFDDLGSPGGASKLGLIERDHAFIAALPPQNG, encoded by the coding sequence GTGACCTACGTCATCGCGCAGCCTTGTGTCGACGTCAAGGACAAGGCCTGCATCGAAGAGTGCCCCGTCGACTGTATCTACGAGGGCTCACGATCCTTGTACATCCACCCGGACGAATGCGTCGACTGCGGAGCGTGTGAGCCGGTCTGTCCGGTCGAGGCCATCTTCTACGAGGACGACACCCCGGAGGAGTGGAAGGACTACTACAAGGCGAACGTGGAGTTCTTCGACGACCTCGGCTCGCCCGGCGGTGCCTCCAAGCTCGGTCTCATCGAGCGCGACCACGCGTTCATCGCCGCGCTGCCGCCGCAGAACGGCTGA
- a CDS encoding LOG family protein translates to MGNPEDARIPEGAQVPEGAVRLEEQRLGPVLRRRGQVMPGTTDQRLLDTEGDSEWVHTDPWRVMRIQSEFVEGFGALAELPSAISVFGSARTPAGSPEYEAGVQLGKALVEAGFAVITGGGPGAMEAANKGAREANGVSVGLGIELPFESGLNEHVDIGLNFRYFFVRKMMFVKYAQGFVVLPGGLGTLDELFEALTLVQTGKVTRFPIVLFGTEYWGGLVDWLRDTVVAQAKASERDLLLFHVTDDVEEAVMLVTKEVGR, encoded by the coding sequence ATGGGCAACCCGGAGGACGCACGGATTCCCGAGGGCGCGCAGGTCCCCGAAGGAGCGGTCAGGCTTGAGGAACAACGACTCGGTCCGGTGCTGCGGCGCAGGGGCCAGGTGATGCCGGGCACGACCGATCAGCGGCTGCTCGACACCGAGGGCGACTCCGAATGGGTGCACACCGACCCGTGGCGGGTCATGCGCATCCAGTCGGAGTTCGTGGAGGGGTTCGGTGCCCTCGCCGAACTGCCGAGTGCCATCAGCGTCTTCGGCTCGGCCCGTACACCGGCCGGCAGCCCGGAGTACGAGGCGGGCGTACAGCTCGGCAAGGCCCTGGTCGAAGCGGGCTTCGCGGTGATCACGGGCGGCGGCCCCGGAGCCATGGAGGCCGCCAACAAGGGCGCCCGGGAGGCGAACGGCGTCTCGGTCGGCCTGGGCATCGAGCTGCCCTTCGAATCCGGACTGAATGAGCACGTCGATATCGGGCTCAATTTCCGGTACTTCTTCGTAAGAAAAATGATGTTCGTCAAGTACGCCCAAGGCTTCGTCGTCCTGCCGGGCGGCCTCGGCACCCTGGACGAACTCTTCGAGGCGCTGACCCTGGTCCAGACGGGCAAGGTGACCCGCTTCCCGATCGTTCTGTTCGGCACGGAGTACTGGGGCGGCCTGGTCGACTGGCTCCGGGACACGGTGGTGGCCCAGGCCAAGGCATCCGAGCGGGACCTGCTGCTCTTCCACGTCACGGACGACGTGGAGGAGGCGGTCATGCTGGTGACCAAGGAGGTCGGCCGGTAG
- the chcB gene encoding 2-cyclohexenylcarbonyl CoA isomerase, producing the protein MADTMADTVLMDVSDGLATITINRPDAMNAMNTEAKVALRDALRKVADDKAVRAVLLTATGRAFCVGQDLKEHVSKLAEVSEGGGNALSTVQEHYNPIVRALTDMEKPVVAGVNGIAAGAGLGFALAADYRVVADTAAFNTSFAGVALTADSGVSWTLPRLIGQSRAADLLFFPRTFSAQEAYDLGIANKVVPAADLAKEAIAVARALADGPTVAYASLKASMAYGAAHTLPETLEKEDELQTRAGASQDHTIAVRAFLAKERPTYLGR; encoded by the coding sequence ATGGCCGACACCATGGCGGACACGGTGCTCATGGACGTGAGCGACGGACTCGCGACGATCACCATCAACCGTCCCGACGCGATGAACGCCATGAACACGGAGGCCAAGGTCGCCCTGCGGGACGCCCTGCGGAAGGTGGCGGACGACAAAGCGGTGCGCGCGGTTCTCCTCACCGCCACCGGGCGCGCCTTCTGCGTCGGCCAGGACCTCAAGGAGCACGTCTCCAAACTCGCCGAGGTCTCCGAGGGCGGCGGGAACGCGCTGAGCACCGTCCAGGAGCACTACAACCCCATCGTCCGGGCGCTCACCGATATGGAGAAGCCCGTGGTCGCCGGGGTCAACGGGATCGCCGCGGGGGCGGGTCTCGGGTTCGCCCTGGCCGCCGACTACCGCGTGGTGGCGGACACCGCCGCGTTCAACACGTCCTTCGCCGGGGTCGCCCTCACGGCCGACTCGGGCGTCTCCTGGACGCTGCCCAGGCTCATCGGGCAGAGCCGCGCCGCCGATCTGCTCTTCTTCCCGCGCACGTTCTCCGCGCAGGAGGCGTACGACCTGGGCATCGCCAACAAGGTCGTGCCCGCAGCCGATCTGGCGAAGGAGGCCATCGCCGTGGCCCGCGCCCTGGCGGACGGTCCGACGGTGGCGTACGCCTCGCTCAAGGCGTCCATGGCCTACGGCGCGGCCCACACGCTCCCGGAGACGCTGGAGAAGGAGGACGAACTCCAGACCCGCGCGGGCGCGTCGCAGGACCACACCATCGCCGTACGGGCGTTCCTGGCCAAGGAGCGTCCCACGTACCTGGGGCGCTAG
- the sigE gene encoding RNA polymerase sigma factor SigE, with translation MVGAPLDTTRADRGGAAAPVDRRGVLRRLLGSAGEPKSVTNFADRSSNASAPTATFASDAEPQAWTPPSWEEIVSTHSGRVYRLAYRLTGNQHDAEDLTQEVFVRVFRSLSTYTPGTFEGWLHRITTNLFLDMVRRKQRIRFDSLGDDAAERLPSREPSPQQVFNDTHFDADVQQALDTLAPEFRAAVVLCDIEGLSYEEIAATLGVKLGTVRSRIHRGRSHLRKALKHRSPEARAEQRSLTDAVLTGEVRPA, from the coding sequence ATGGTAGGGGCTCCACTGGACACCACCAGAGCCGACAGGGGAGGTGCGGCTGCGCCTGTGGACCGCAGAGGAGTGCTGAGGCGCTTGCTCGGGTCGGCGGGTGAGCCGAAATCCGTGACCAACTTTGCTGACCGTTCTTCCAACGCTTCCGCACCCACCGCGACGTTCGCCTCGGATGCGGAACCCCAGGCGTGGACCCCGCCCTCATGGGAAGAGATCGTCAGCACGCACAGCGGTCGCGTGTACCGCCTTGCCTACCGGCTGACGGGCAACCAGCACGACGCGGAGGACCTCACCCAGGAGGTCTTCGTCCGTGTCTTCCGGTCGCTCTCGACCTACACACCCGGCACTTTCGAGGGCTGGCTGCACCGCATCACGACCAATCTCTTCCTGGACATGGTGCGCCGCAAGCAGCGGATCCGCTTCGACTCGCTCGGCGACGACGCCGCCGAGCGGCTGCCGAGCCGTGAGCCGTCCCCTCAGCAGGTCTTCAACGACACCCACTTCGACGCGGACGTCCAGCAGGCGCTGGACACCCTCGCGCCCGAATTCCGTGCGGCGGTCGTGCTCTGCGACATCGAGGGACTTTCGTACGAGGAGATCGCCGCGACACTCGGCGTGAAGCTCGGCACCGTGCGCAGCCGTATCCACCGCGGCCGTTCGCACCTGCGCAAGGCACTCAAGCACCGTTCGCCCGAGGCACGCGCCGAACAGCGCTCCCTGACGGACGCGGTCCTGACAGGGGAGGTCCGACCGGCGTGA
- a CDS encoding DUF3117 domain-containing protein, protein MAAMKPRTGDGPLEVTKEGRGIVMRVPLEGGGRLVVELTPDEADALGDALKKVVG, encoded by the coding sequence ATGGCGGCCATGAAGCCGCGGACGGGCGACGGCCCGCTCGAGGTGACAAAGGAGGGGCGGGGCATCGTCATGCGCGTTCCGCTCGAAGGCGGCGGTCGGCTTGTCGTCGAGCTGACGCCGGACGAAGCCGATGCACTCGGCGATGCCCTCAAGAAGGTCGTCGGCTGA
- a CDS encoding DivIVA domain-containing protein, translated as MRVFWFLLLTMVVVVAAVTLAVVGGGGSPVLQDVPPERLTDPLPATRPVGRADVDALRLPMAARGYRMVDVDEALDRLGAELAERDARIAELESALAGAQATAVNGPGLFEQPDQEPGRYDGESGSRPGEEDQR; from the coding sequence ATGCGCGTGTTCTGGTTCTTGCTGCTCACGATGGTCGTGGTGGTGGCCGCGGTCACGCTCGCGGTGGTCGGCGGAGGAGGCAGCCCCGTCCTCCAGGACGTGCCGCCGGAGCGGCTCACCGACCCGCTGCCCGCGACGCGCCCGGTCGGCCGGGCGGATGTCGACGCGCTGAGACTGCCGATGGCCGCCCGGGGTTACCGCATGGTGGACGTCGACGAGGCGCTGGACCGGCTCGGCGCCGAGCTCGCCGAGCGCGACGCGCGCATCGCCGAACTGGAATCCGCGCTCGCGGGAGCCCAGGCGACCGCGGTCAACGGCCCCGGGCTGTTCGAGCAGCCGGATCAGGAGCCAGGGCGGTACGACGGCGAATCCGGGTCGCGTCCCGGTGAGGAGGACCAGCGATGA
- the dapE gene encoding succinyl-diaminopimelate desuccinylase, translated as MAESKLDLTLDGPALTARLVDFPSVSGNEEALADAIEEALRDLPHLTVERHGNNVVARTGLGRGERVVLAGHIDTVPIADNVPSRLDEDGVLWGCGTSDMKSGVAVQLRIAATVPEPNRDLTFIFYDNEEVAADLNGLGHVAQAHPDWLEGDFAILLEPSDGQVEGGCQGTLRVLLRMAGERAHSARSWMGSNAIHGAAPILARLAAYEPRRPVIDGLEYREGLNAVGIEGGVATNVIPDACTVVVNFRYAPDRSPEEAVAHVHEVFADCGVTEFVVDDHSGAAMPGLSHPAAAAFMKAVGGSAQPKFGWTDVSRFGALGVPAVNYGPGNPLLAHKRDERVDTELITHCEERLRSWLTS; from the coding sequence ATGGCGGAAAGCAAGCTCGACCTCACCCTGGACGGCCCCGCGCTCACAGCTCGGCTGGTCGACTTCCCGTCGGTCAGCGGGAACGAGGAAGCCCTGGCCGACGCGATCGAGGAGGCGCTGCGCGACCTCCCCCACCTGACCGTGGAGCGGCACGGGAACAACGTCGTGGCCAGGACGGGCCTGGGCCGCGGCGAGCGCGTCGTACTGGCGGGGCACATCGACACCGTGCCGATCGCGGACAACGTTCCTTCGCGGCTGGACGAGGACGGCGTCCTGTGGGGATGCGGAACCTCCGACATGAAGTCGGGCGTCGCCGTCCAGCTGCGGATCGCGGCGACCGTGCCGGAGCCCAACCGGGACCTGACGTTCATCTTCTACGACAACGAGGAGGTCGCCGCGGACCTGAACGGCCTCGGGCACGTGGCCCAGGCCCACCCCGACTGGCTGGAGGGCGACTTCGCCATCCTGCTCGAGCCCTCCGACGGCCAGGTCGAGGGCGGCTGCCAGGGCACCTTGCGGGTCCTCCTGCGTATGGCGGGGGAGCGGGCGCACTCCGCGCGCAGCTGGATGGGCTCCAACGCGATCCACGGCGCGGCCCCGATCCTGGCCCGCCTCGCCGCGTACGAGCCGCGCCGGCCGGTCATCGACGGGCTGGAGTACCGCGAGGGCCTCAACGCCGTGGGGATCGAGGGCGGCGTCGCCACCAACGTCATCCCGGACGCCTGCACGGTCGTGGTCAACTTCCGCTACGCCCCCGACCGCAGCCCCGAGGAAGCCGTGGCACACGTCCACGAGGTCTTCGCGGACTGCGGAGTCACCGAGTTCGTCGTCGACGACCACTCCGGTGCGGCGATGCCCGGCCTGTCGCATCCGGCCGCCGCGGCGTTCATGAAGGCGGTCGGCGGCTCGGCCCAGCCCAAGTTCGGCTGGACGGACGTCTCCCGCTTCGGTGCGCTCGGGGTCCCCGCGGTCAACTACGGCCCAGGCAACCCGCTCCTTGCCCACAAGCGCGACGAGCGGGTGGACACCGAGCTGATCACCCACTGCGAGGAGCGCCTCCGCTCCTGGCTCACCAGCTGA
- a CDS encoding ATP-binding protein, which yields MSLPLTRRIARAALLIAAGAAPVVGAAGAAGAAGLPQTPDLGGVTALDGAGLGNTLDSASQQGTQAAGDTGGKIVGTAVPAAGKSVGKAGAVAAPAAQEAAGQTAGHAGEILGSAAGSATEGGLPTEGVGGGLPTDSLGGLPVQGLPLN from the coding sequence ATGTCCCTCCCCCTGACCCGTCGGATCGCCCGCGCCGCGCTGCTGATCGCCGCAGGTGCGGCCCCCGTGGTCGGTGCGGCCGGCGCAGCAGGTGCCGCGGGGCTCCCGCAGACCCCGGACCTGGGCGGCGTCACCGCCCTGGACGGCGCCGGCCTCGGCAACACCCTCGACAGCGCCTCCCAGCAGGGCACCCAGGCCGCGGGCGACACCGGCGGCAAGATCGTCGGCACGGCCGTCCCGGCCGCCGGTAAGAGCGTCGGCAAGGCCGGCGCCGTCGCCGCTCCCGCCGCCCAGGAGGCCGCCGGCCAGACCGCGGGCCACGCCGGAGAGATCCTCGGCTCGGCCGCCGGTTCCGCGACCGAGGGCGGCCTGCCCACCGAGGGTGTGGGCGGCGGCCTGCCGACCGACAGCCTGGGCGGACTGCCCGTTCAGGGCCTGCCGCTCAACTGA
- a CDS encoding DNA-3-methyladenine glycosylase I: protein MSTGAVAAADGGLRCPWGLSTEDYLAYHDTEWGRPVHGDDALFERLCLEAFQSGLSWLTILRRREGFRSAFAGFKIPAVAEFTDADKERLLADAGIIRNRAKIDATLANAQVLACWDEGELDALIWSYAPDPTTRPVPRVLGDVPAVTPESTALAKELKKRSIRFVGPTTAYALMQACGLVDDHLADCVSRGDTL from the coding sequence ATGAGCACCGGAGCCGTAGCGGCCGCGGACGGCGGCCTGCGCTGCCCCTGGGGGCTGTCCACGGAGGACTACCTCGCCTACCACGACACCGAGTGGGGCCGGCCCGTCCACGGCGACGACGCCCTGTTCGAGCGGCTCTGCCTGGAAGCCTTCCAGTCCGGTCTCTCGTGGCTGACCATCCTGCGCCGCCGCGAGGGCTTCCGGAGCGCCTTCGCCGGCTTCAAGATCCCCGCGGTGGCGGAGTTCACCGACGCCGACAAGGAAAGGCTCCTCGCCGACGCCGGCATCATCCGCAACCGGGCGAAGATCGACGCCACCCTCGCCAATGCCCAGGTGCTCGCGTGCTGGGACGAGGGCGAACTCGACGCGCTGATCTGGTCGTACGCCCCCGACCCCACGACCCGCCCCGTCCCCCGCGTACTCGGCGACGTGCCGGCGGTCACCCCGGAGTCCACCGCGCTGGCCAAGGAGCTCAAGAAGCGCTCGATCCGCTTCGTCGGCCCCACGACGGCCTACGCCCTGATGCAGGCCTGCGGCCTGGTCGACGACCACCTCGCCGACTGCGTCTCCCGGGGCGACACGCTCTAG
- the folP gene encoding dihydropteroate synthase, protein MRSGALRLGRREFGPHDPVIMAIVNRTPDSFYDQGATFSDEPALTRVEQAVSEGAAIIDIGGVKAGPGEEVTAAEEARRTVGFVAEVRRRHPDVVISVDTWRHDVGEAVCEAGADVLNDAWGGVDPKLAQVAARYGAGLVCTHAGGAEPRTRPHRIEYEDVMADILGVTVGLAERAVELGVRPDAIMIDPGHDFGKNTRHSLEATRRLGEMAETGWPVLVSLSNKDFVGETLDRPVKERLVGTLATTAVSAWLGARVYRVHEVAETRQVLDMVASVAGHRAPAVARRGLA, encoded by the coding sequence ATGCGAAGCGGTGCGCTCAGGCTCGGTCGGCGCGAATTCGGCCCGCACGATCCGGTGATCATGGCGATCGTGAACCGGACCCCCGACTCCTTCTACGACCAGGGCGCGACCTTCAGCGACGAGCCGGCGCTCACCCGGGTCGAGCAGGCGGTGTCGGAAGGTGCCGCGATCATCGACATCGGCGGGGTGAAGGCCGGACCCGGTGAGGAAGTGACGGCCGCGGAGGAGGCCCGCCGCACGGTCGGCTTCGTCGCCGAGGTGCGGCGCCGTCACCCGGACGTGGTGATCAGCGTGGACACCTGGCGCCACGACGTGGGCGAGGCGGTCTGCGAGGCCGGTGCGGATGTGCTGAACGACGCGTGGGGCGGCGTCGACCCGAAGCTCGCCCAGGTCGCGGCGCGGTACGGAGCGGGGCTCGTGTGCACGCACGCGGGCGGCGCGGAGCCGCGGACCCGGCCGCACCGGATCGAGTACGAGGACGTGATGGCGGACATCCTCGGGGTGACCGTGGGGCTGGCCGAGCGGGCGGTGGAGCTCGGGGTGAGGCCCGACGCGATCATGATCGACCCCGGTCACGACTTCGGGAAGAACACCCGGCACTCGCTGGAGGCGACACGTCGCCTCGGTGAGATGGCGGAGACGGGGTGGCCCGTGCTCGTATCGCTGTCCAACAAGGACTTCGTCGGGGAGACCCTCGACCGGCCCGTCAAGGAGCGGCTCGTCGGCACGCTGGCGACGACGGCGGTGTCGGCGTGGCTGGGGGCGCGGGTGTACCGGGTGCACGAGGTGGCGGAGACGCGGCAGGTGCTGGACATGGTGGCGTCGGTCGCGGGACACCGGGCACCGGCGGTGGCGCGGCGGGGGCTGGCGTAG
- a CDS encoding GNAT family N-acetyltransferase has protein sequence MEFTMGGRLEVRITPADVGKRVSVRRLSTDADAGPKFTDAVGVLTSWDDRVLSITLRSGETVHIPESSLVAGKVVPSAPARRRGPAASFAELSRITARAWEPPVSEPLGDWRLRAANGFTRRANSVLPLGDPGLPLDDALDRVRQWYGARRLPAYIQTATGAEGTQERLCAELERRGWQREVSAEVRVAALAPIGDRDADTGQVRLSRTADAAWLSRYQRFDTPGPDVLAVLHSGPSVWFATVPGDAGSDTPAAIGRCVVDGRWAGFMAVEVGPEHRRRGLATAVMTALAREALDEGASAAWLQTETDNGAAGALYDGMGFATHHRYHHFRSA, from the coding sequence GTGGAATTCACCATGGGCGGACGGCTGGAGGTCCGCATCACCCCCGCTGACGTGGGAAAACGCGTCTCCGTACGGAGGCTGTCGACCGACGCCGACGCGGGCCCGAAGTTCACCGACGCGGTCGGAGTTCTCACATCATGGGACGACCGTGTGCTCTCCATCACACTCAGGAGCGGAGAAACCGTGCACATCCCGGAATCGTCGCTGGTGGCGGGGAAGGTCGTCCCCTCCGCCCCGGCCCGACGCCGGGGCCCGGCGGCCTCGTTCGCCGAGCTGTCCCGGATCACGGCCCGTGCCTGGGAGCCGCCGGTGAGCGAGCCGCTCGGCGACTGGCGGCTGCGTGCCGCGAACGGATTCACCCGGCGCGCCAACTCCGTCCTCCCGCTGGGCGACCCGGGCCTTCCGCTCGACGACGCGCTCGACCGCGTCCGCCAGTGGTACGGAGCCCGTCGACTGCCCGCGTACATCCAGACGGCGACCGGCGCCGAGGGCACGCAGGAGCGGCTGTGCGCGGAACTGGAGCGGCGCGGCTGGCAGCGCGAGGTGTCCGCCGAGGTGCGGGTGGCGGCGCTGGCACCGATCGGTGACCGGGACGCGGACACCGGGCAGGTGCGGCTGAGCCGCACGGCCGACGCGGCGTGGCTGTCCAGGTACCAGCGGTTCGACACGCCGGGTCCCGATGTACTCGCCGTCCTGCACAGCGGGCCGTCCGTGTGGTTCGCGACCGTGCCCGGCGACGCCGGGAGCGACACCCCTGCGGCTATCGGCCGGTGCGTCGTGGACGGGCGCTGGGCGGGCTTCATGGCGGTCGAGGTGGGGCCGGAGCACCGGCGCCGTGGCCTCGCCACGGCCGTGATGACCGCGCTGGCCCGCGAGGCGCTGGACGAGGGGGCGTCGGCGGCCTGGCTCCAGACGGAGACGGACAACGGCGCGGCCGGTGCGCTGTACGACGGCATGGGTTTCGCCACCCACCACCGCTACCACCACTTCCGCTCGGCGTAG
- a CDS encoding O-methyltransferase has product MRQLRGQERVITANRQTSWAFADAFVAEDEALRWARERAHETGLRSVSPGTGAALRLLAATADAKAVAEIGTGTGVSGIYLLHGMRPDGVLTTVDPEPERQQFARQAFRAAGFATNRARFIPGRALDVLPRLADGGYDLVFCDGDRLESLDCLAESLRLLRPGGLVCFEGMFADGRTVDSAAQPAEVLRLRELLRAVRESQELMATLLPVGDGLLCAVRRG; this is encoded by the coding sequence TTGCGCCAACTACGGGGTCAGGAGAGGGTCATTACCGCCAACCGGCAGACGAGCTGGGCGTTCGCCGACGCCTTTGTCGCCGAGGACGAAGCTCTGCGCTGGGCCCGGGAACGGGCCCACGAGACAGGGCTCCGCTCGGTGTCCCCGGGCACCGGTGCCGCACTGCGCCTGCTCGCTGCCACCGCGGACGCCAAAGCGGTGGCCGAGATCGGCACCGGCACCGGCGTGTCCGGCATCTATCTGCTGCACGGGATGCGGCCGGACGGCGTACTGACCACGGTCGATCCGGAGCCTGAGCGCCAGCAGTTCGCCCGCCAGGCGTTCCGCGCGGCCGGCTTCGCCACGAACCGGGCCCGCTTCATCCCGGGGCGCGCCCTGGATGTCCTGCCGCGCCTCGCGGACGGGGGCTACGACCTCGTTTTCTGCGACGGCGACCGGCTGGAGAGCCTCGACTGCCTCGCTGAATCGTTGCGCCTGCTGCGACCGGGCGGCCTGGTCTGTTTCGAGGGCATGTTCGCGGACGGCCGTACGGTCGACTCCGCTGCCCAGCCCGCCGAGGTGCTGCGGCTGCGTGAGCTGCTGCGTGCCGTGCGGGAGAGCCAGGAACTGATGGCGACGCTGCTGCCGGTCGGCGACGGGCTGCTCTGCGCGGTCCGGCGCGGCTGA